AAGCCCCCTAGCGCTATTCTGAAACCAGCGTCGAAGGATGTGGCTCGCGATTGACCAGGGGCAGCACTTTGGGATGGTAGACGGTCGTGTAGGCGGTCGCCGTGCGATGCTGATCGAGCGCAGCTTGCGATTCCCAGCGTTCGTGCAACAGGAAACGCATGGGGTCGTTGTTCGATTGGTACACTTCGAATCGAGCGCAGCCCGGTTCCGTCCGCGACATCGTCGCCTGCTGGATCAGCAAATTGCGAACTTCATCGACGTGCGCCGGGTCTTTGACGGTCAGCCAGATATTGAGGTAGAGCATGAAAACGTGTTGGTAAGTGCCTTGGTGAAACGATGATCCCATCTCAACTTTATCCGAAGTCGGGCTGTGACGTAAAGCAGCAGCCCCTTGCCTGGTCGGCTTTGACCGTCTCGCGACAAATTCTCGCTGTTCTGGAGGGGCGAGATTCGTTTGCAAAGCAACAAGGGCGTCGGAAAACTACTCTCCATCTCC
The Pirellulales bacterium genome window above contains:
- a CDS encoding antibiotic biosynthesis monooxygenase, giving the protein MGSSFHQGTYQHVFMLYLNIWLTVKDPAHVDEVRNLLIQQATMSRTEPGCARFEVYQSNNDPMRFLLHERWESQAALDQHRTATAYTTVYHPKVLPLVNREPHPSTLVSE